In Salinibacterium sp. dk2585, a single window of DNA contains:
- a CDS encoding nuclease-related domain-containing protein, producing the protein MNDFAPAQAAELLTYPAGYGVVRECLEQQQQAATRSGVARFFGVNPLHPDARSWYGGALGEMRVGEVLERLGQEWSVFHAVPVGTRGSDIDHVVVGPGGVFTINTKRHPGAKVWLGERMLLVAGQKTDHLRNSRHEASRAAKLLTAAAGMPVDVRPLLVLVAINSMTVKRRPSDVVVITDSQLLRWLGKRQRVLSDEQVRQMADAAGQVRTWHKTERVVVDLEQIAAFEALSHEVERARTRRLLWAAASLVGLIGGGLAAANAALGALVGL; encoded by the coding sequence ATGAACGACTTCGCGCCTGCACAGGCGGCCGAACTACTCACCTACCCAGCCGGCTACGGCGTCGTCCGCGAATGCCTGGAGCAGCAACAACAGGCTGCGACCCGATCGGGCGTTGCCCGATTCTTCGGCGTGAACCCGCTGCATCCGGATGCCCGCAGTTGGTACGGCGGCGCCCTCGGTGAAATGCGCGTCGGCGAGGTGCTTGAACGGCTGGGCCAAGAGTGGTCGGTGTTCCACGCGGTGCCGGTGGGCACGCGCGGCTCTGACATCGACCACGTCGTCGTGGGCCCCGGCGGCGTCTTCACGATCAACACCAAGCGGCACCCGGGCGCGAAGGTGTGGCTCGGGGAGCGGATGCTCCTGGTCGCCGGTCAGAAGACCGACCACCTGCGCAACTCCCGGCATGAAGCGTCGCGCGCCGCGAAACTGCTCACCGCCGCGGCGGGCATGCCCGTGGACGTGCGCCCCCTGCTCGTGCTTGTCGCGATCAATTCGATGACGGTGAAGCGACGTCCTTCCGATGTCGTCGTCATCACCGATTCGCAGTTGCTGCGCTGGCTTGGCAAGCGGCAGCGGGTGCTGAGTGATGAGCAGGTGCGACAAATGGCGGATGCCGCGGGTCAGGTGCGCACCTGGCACAAGACGGAGCGCGTCGTCGTCGACCTGGAGCAAATTGCGGCCTTCGAGGCGCTCAGCCACGAAGTCGAGCGGGCCCGCACCCGTCGGCTGCTGTGGGCGGCGGCTTCCCTGGTGGGCCTCATCGGCGGCGGGCTCGCGGCTGCGAATGCAGCGCTCGGAGCCCTCGTCGGGCTGTGA
- a CDS encoding NtaA/DmoA family FMN-dependent monooxygenase (This protein belongs to a clade of FMN-dependent monooxygenases, within a broader family of flavin-dependent oxidoreductases, the luciferase-like monooxygenase (LMM) family, some of whose members use coenzyme F420 rather than FMN.) — translation MSSKPFHLGYFMNGSAAQSFGMPFSGRIGRDWSNGSFYTDTARALERGKFDFLLFEDAYHVPNAWEGTHNTHVENAIAVPRLDTIVLASMVAQATSRLGLVATLPTFAFHPYLMARLIGSLDAVSEGRGAWNVVTGAQPLAFQNFGMEMDPAEDRYAHATEYVELVKKIWESWEPDAINTAPGATTFADSSKVHTVDYNGKLLQHSGSALVSGPAPQGHPVIAQAGASKDGKILAATHADIVVGVASSPEGMKEYRDFVRAEIVRQGRNPDDTKVFFSISPILGATQEEAEVHGRVREEQARARAISTLADAADRMNVDLSRMPLDEILSDEVIDSLYTHGQRSSLDTFKKQLRGRTVRQLGEQMGSRSAQWTGTADKVASEMQAVAEEVGIDGFIISATKGGHTRRFVDEIVDGLVPALQARGLVREEYEHTQLRDNLRAF, via the coding sequence ATGTCCAGCAAGCCCTTCCACCTCGGCTACTTCATGAACGGCTCAGCAGCGCAGTCCTTCGGGATGCCCTTCTCGGGAAGGATCGGCCGCGACTGGAGCAACGGCTCCTTCTACACCGACACCGCCCGGGCCCTGGAGCGCGGCAAGTTCGACTTCCTCCTCTTCGAAGACGCCTACCACGTGCCCAACGCCTGGGAGGGAACGCACAACACGCACGTCGAGAACGCGATCGCGGTGCCACGCCTCGACACGATCGTGCTGGCGTCGATGGTCGCGCAGGCAACGAGCCGCCTCGGTCTTGTCGCGACCCTGCCGACCTTCGCCTTCCACCCCTACCTGATGGCCCGGCTCATCGGCTCCCTCGACGCCGTCTCAGAGGGCCGCGGCGCCTGGAACGTCGTCACCGGCGCACAGCCCCTCGCCTTCCAGAACTTCGGCATGGAGATGGACCCCGCCGAGGACCGCTATGCCCACGCGACCGAGTACGTCGAGCTGGTGAAGAAGATCTGGGAGTCCTGGGAGCCGGATGCGATCAACACCGCCCCCGGCGCGACCACCTTCGCCGATTCCTCCAAGGTGCACACGGTCGACTACAACGGCAAGCTCCTGCAGCACTCCGGCTCGGCCCTCGTCTCCGGCCCGGCACCCCAGGGCCACCCCGTCATCGCGCAGGCGGGCGCCTCGAAGGACGGCAAGATCCTCGCCGCGACCCACGCCGACATCGTCGTGGGGGTCGCATCCAGCCCCGAGGGCATGAAGGAGTACCGGGACTTCGTGCGTGCCGAGATCGTGCGTCAGGGGCGCAACCCCGACGACACCAAGGTCTTCTTCAGCATCTCGCCAATCCTCGGTGCCACGCAGGAGGAGGCGGAGGTGCACGGCCGCGTACGCGAGGAGCAGGCGCGCGCCCGCGCCATCTCGACGCTGGCGGATGCCGCGGACCGTATGAACGTCGACCTCTCGCGCATGCCGCTCGACGAGATCCTGAGCGATGAGGTCATCGACAGCCTCTACACGCACGGGCAGCGCTCCTCGCTCGACACCTTCAAGAAGCAGCTGCGCGGTCGCACCGTCCGGCAGCTCGGCGAGCAGATGGGTTCCCGCTCGGCCCAGTGGACGGGCACGGCCGACAAGGTCGCGAGCGAGATGCAGGCGGTGGCCGAGGAGGTTGGCATCGACGGCTTCATCATCTCGGCAACCAAGGGCGGGCACACTCGCCGCTTCGTGGACGAGATCGTCGACGGCCTCGTGCCGGCACTCCAGGCCCGCGGCCTTGTGCGCGAGGAGTACGAGCACACGCAGCTCCGCGACAACCTGCGCGCCTTCTGA
- a CDS encoding ABC transporter substrate-binding protein, whose translation MKNTALRTATVVIASTLFLAGCSSAGGDNAKATDDGFELVNQMPAATKGLDHTLRWMASEPPNIDPSFTGLGQMIYSNMCENISMQLPDYSIEPNLGTIERPDELTYEITLRDDVTFWDGSPMTAADAVWTFSRQLDPNLGSNFQAYIYNIAGVEQTGEYTFTISMKAPDVMLEPLLATGFGAVHSKAWGEANPGKIGTADGGLMCTGPYIFEKWTPGAGITMTKNPNYWDESRAALTEKVEFVFNDDPTSVVASMVGGDLDGGFDFSLAALEQLKNSTGTVTFGPSLGFWNVLFVDVPNHPLSTEQRRALMLALDYEGIIKGVLKGAAEEDRALTPRTSWGYSEEIYKAAWDELDGGRQDMEEAEAIIAEVGLPDEAIVIPYRAESPEMNQIANAIASAADSLGMKAELRAFPQTQYSQFYRSPEAREAEGIDMYIMNGYMDAIPEPTAWYLNYITGRFGHIFNVENPASDEWVSEASHTLDDDARAELMVKAQQYYNDEMLMMAVAAPYTRVWTAQGVTGAPASDTYRVWAWAAAIGAAE comes from the coding sequence ATGAAAAACACAGCGTTGAGAACCGCGACAGTCGTCATCGCGTCCACCCTCTTTCTCGCAGGATGCAGCTCCGCAGGCGGCGACAATGCGAAGGCCACTGATGACGGCTTCGAGCTGGTGAACCAGATGCCCGCCGCAACCAAGGGCCTCGACCACACCCTCCGATGGATGGCATCCGAGCCGCCGAACATCGACCCGTCGTTCACCGGGCTCGGCCAGATGATCTACTCCAACATGTGCGAGAACATCTCGATGCAGCTGCCCGACTACTCGATCGAACCCAACCTCGGCACGATCGAGCGCCCGGATGAGCTGACCTACGAGATCACGCTCCGCGACGACGTGACCTTCTGGGATGGCTCCCCCATGACGGCGGCCGACGCGGTGTGGACCTTCTCACGCCAGCTCGACCCCAACCTCGGCTCCAACTTCCAGGCGTACATCTACAACATCGCGGGCGTCGAGCAGACGGGCGAATACACCTTCACCATCTCGATGAAGGCGCCAGACGTCATGCTCGAGCCGCTGCTCGCGACGGGCTTCGGCGCCGTCCACTCCAAGGCGTGGGGCGAAGCCAACCCGGGCAAGATCGGCACGGCAGACGGCGGACTCATGTGCACGGGTCCCTACATCTTCGAGAAGTGGACCCCCGGCGCCGGCATCACCATGACGAAGAACCCGAACTACTGGGATGAGAGCCGCGCAGCCCTCACCGAGAAGGTCGAGTTCGTCTTCAACGACGACCCGACCTCGGTCGTGGCGTCCATGGTCGGTGGCGACCTCGACGGCGGCTTCGACTTCTCGCTCGCGGCGCTCGAACAGCTCAAGAACTCGACTGGAACCGTCACCTTCGGCCCCAGCCTCGGCTTCTGGAACGTGCTGTTCGTCGATGTGCCCAACCACCCGCTCAGCACTGAGCAGCGCCGGGCGCTCATGCTCGCGCTCGACTACGAGGGAATCATCAAGGGCGTGCTGAAGGGCGCCGCTGAAGAGGACCGCGCCCTCACCCCGCGCACCAGCTGGGGCTACAGCGAGGAGATCTACAAGGCAGCGTGGGACGAGCTCGATGGTGGCCGCCAGGACATGGAGGAGGCCGAGGCGATCATCGCTGAGGTTGGGCTCCCTGACGAGGCCATCGTCATCCCCTACCGCGCTGAGTCACCCGAGATGAACCAGATCGCCAACGCGATCGCCTCCGCCGCCGATTCCCTCGGGATGAAGGCCGAACTGCGCGCCTTCCCGCAGACGCAGTACTCGCAGTTCTACCGCAGCCCAGAGGCGCGCGAAGCCGAGGGCATCGACATGTACATCATGAACGGCTACATGGACGCGATCCCCGAGCCCACCGCGTGGTACCTGAACTACATCACGGGCCGCTTCGGGCACATCTTCAACGTCGAGAACCCGGCCAGCGACGAGTGGGTCTCCGAGGCGAGCCACACCCTCGACGACGACGCCCGCGCCGAGCTCATGGTGAAGGCACAGCAGTACTACAACGACGAGATGTTGATGATGGCCGTCGCCGCCCCCTACACGCGCGTCTGGACCGCTCAGGGCGTCACGGGAGCACCGGCATCCGACACCTACCGCGTCTGGGCTTGGGCCGCCGCCATCGGCGCCGCCGAGTAA
- a CDS encoding ABC transporter permease, which yields MALYLSRRIGAMLATLVVASFVVYGALYLSPGDPIDLLVNSTTATPELIASVRAQFGLDKPFFVSYIDWLFGVFQGDFGTSLRFRQDVGSLIASRMPTTILLVVMAGVLTVLIGVSLGVLSGLKPGRVDRTVLNATSVVSSLPVFVTAFAFLFIFGVGLRWFPVSGGGEGFLDRIYHVTLPSITLALALCTIIVRITRASIKAQHGGEHVSVAMGRGVSGFTLYGRHVFRNALTPILTQCGIVVAGLMVSSQIVEVTFGLDGVGSLMIQSVQSMDFPVVQAITLLIVFAYVMTNLIIDLLLPVVDPRISLKGSAR from the coding sequence ATGGCCCTGTATCTCAGCCGTCGAATCGGCGCGATGCTCGCGACACTCGTTGTCGCGAGCTTCGTCGTCTACGGCGCGCTCTACCTGTCGCCGGGTGATCCCATCGACCTGCTCGTCAACAGCACAACGGCGACGCCTGAACTGATCGCCTCGGTGAGGGCGCAGTTCGGCCTCGACAAGCCGTTCTTCGTCAGCTACATCGACTGGCTGTTTGGGGTGTTCCAGGGTGACTTCGGCACCTCGCTCCGATTCCGCCAGGATGTCGGTTCGCTCATCGCCAGCCGGATGCCCACCACCATCCTCCTCGTCGTCATGGCGGGAGTGCTCACGGTGCTCATCGGCGTCTCGCTCGGCGTGCTGTCGGGGTTGAAGCCGGGGCGGGTCGACCGCACGGTGCTCAACGCGACATCCGTCGTCTCCTCGCTGCCGGTGTTCGTCACCGCCTTCGCGTTCCTCTTCATTTTCGGTGTCGGACTGCGCTGGTTCCCCGTATCAGGCGGCGGGGAGGGCTTCCTCGACCGCATCTACCACGTCACCCTGCCGTCGATCACGCTCGCGCTCGCCCTCTGCACGATCATCGTGCGCATCACTCGGGCCTCCATCAAGGCGCAGCATGGCGGCGAGCATGTCAGCGTCGCCATGGGCCGCGGCGTCTCGGGCTTCACCCTCTATGGCCGCCACGTCTTCCGCAACGCCCTCACCCCGATCCTGACCCAGTGCGGCATCGTGGTCGCCGGGCTCATGGTCTCCAGCCAGATCGTGGAGGTCACCTTCGGTCTCGACGGGGTCGGATCGCTCATGATCCAGTCGGTGCAGAGCATGGACTTCCCGGTCGTGCAGGCGATCACCCTCCTGATCGTCTTCGCCTACGTCATGACCAACCTGATCATCGACCTGCTGCTGCCTGTCGTCGACCCGCGCATCTCCCTGAAAGGGTCCGCCCGATGA
- a CDS encoding ABC transporter ATP-binding protein — protein sequence MSGLETTTPSYAQADADAPLLAVEGIVKDFGRGKNVHRAVNDVSFTLQQGESLGIIGESGSGKTTLARIAIGLEKADAGSVLFQGVRRATYGPLPVRLETARQMQIVFQDPTVALDPRESLVQALERILSLHFRLDKAGRDARVRRLVDSVGLTERQAQAQPRDLSGGQRQRIAIARAISVEPKVLVLDEAVSALDVSVQAQILNLLNDLREQTGMSYLFISHDLSVVRYVTDRSIVMRNGNMVEEGNTERLLTNPAHPYTRLLIASVPDAHWQPEKTRALRAELDAAEAISAA from the coding sequence ATGAGCGGGCTGGAGACCACGACCCCGAGCTACGCCCAGGCAGATGCCGACGCCCCGCTCCTTGCGGTCGAGGGCATTGTCAAGGACTTCGGGCGCGGCAAGAACGTGCACCGGGCCGTGAACGATGTGAGCTTCACCCTCCAGCAGGGGGAGTCGCTCGGCATCATCGGTGAGTCGGGCTCCGGCAAGACGACGCTCGCCCGTATCGCGATCGGCCTCGAGAAGGCCGACGCGGGTTCGGTGCTGTTCCAGGGGGTGCGCCGGGCGACCTATGGTCCGCTGCCGGTGCGGCTGGAGACGGCCCGGCAGATGCAGATCGTGTTCCAGGACCCGACGGTCGCCCTCGACCCGCGCGAGTCGCTCGTGCAGGCGCTTGAGCGCATCCTGTCGCTGCACTTTCGCCTCGACAAGGCGGGGCGGGATGCCCGCGTGCGGCGGTTGGTCGACAGTGTCGGGCTCACCGAGCGGCAGGCGCAGGCGCAGCCGCGTGACCTGTCGGGCGGCCAGCGCCAGCGCATCGCGATCGCTCGAGCCATCTCGGTCGAGCCGAAGGTCTTGGTGCTCGACGAGGCCGTCTCTGCCCTGGACGTGTCTGTGCAGGCACAGATCCTCAACCTGCTCAACGACCTGCGCGAGCAGACAGGGATGAGCTACCTCTTCATCAGCCACGACCTGTCGGTCGTGCGCTACGTGACCGATCGGTCCATCGTGATGCGGAACGGCAACATGGTGGAGGAGGGGAACACGGAGCGGCTGCTCACGAACCCCGCCCACCCGTACACGCGCCTGCTGATCGCGTCGGTGCCGGATGCGCACTGGCAGCCCGAGAAGACGCGGGCATTGCGGGCGGAACTGGACGCGGCGGAGGCGATCTCGGCGGCGTAG
- a CDS encoding ABC transporter ATP-binding protein, which yields MSELLAIDNLHMRIGEAHILKDVSVTVAQGECVALVGESGSGKSMTARTVLGVQPPRAVMEGSVRMSGTELVGASRRVIQDVRQHRASMIYQNPRPGINPLRRVGAYIIEGVVNSGMMNKTDARTKAIDLMRAVRLKDPDSLFDRYPFQLSGGMLQRIMIVGALMNDPDLMLCDEPTTALDVTTQAEVIAILSDLQRSRGLGMLFITHDLDLAAAISSRAYVMYQGEIVETGSSTAILNHPEHPYTSALINARPTLAGPRDVRLVSVAERMAEAALLEVAPKGIAAEEVAA from the coding sequence ATGTCTGAGCTCTTGGCAATCGACAACCTGCACATGCGCATCGGTGAGGCGCACATCCTGAAGGACGTCTCCGTCACGGTGGCGCAGGGTGAATGCGTCGCCCTCGTCGGCGAGTCCGGCTCCGGAAAGTCGATGACGGCCCGAACCGTGCTCGGCGTGCAGCCGCCGCGCGCCGTCATGGAGGGCAGCGTGCGCATGAGCGGCACCGAGCTCGTGGGGGCGTCGCGCCGCGTCATCCAGGATGTGCGACAGCACAGGGCCTCGATGATCTACCAGAACCCGCGGCCGGGCATCAACCCGCTGCGCCGCGTGGGGGCGTACATCATCGAGGGCGTCGTCAACTCGGGGATGATGAACAAGACGGATGCCCGCACCAAGGCGATCGACCTCATGCGCGCCGTGCGGCTGAAGGACCCGGACTCCCTCTTCGACCGCTATCCCTTCCAGCTCTCGGGCGGCATGCTCCAGCGCATCATGATCGTCGGCGCACTCATGAACGACCCCGACCTGATGCTGTGCGACGAGCCAACCACGGCGCTTGATGTCACTACGCAGGCGGAGGTGATCGCGATCCTCTCTGACCTGCAGCGGAGCCGCGGCCTCGGCATGCTGTTCATCACGCACGACCTCGACCTTGCGGCCGCGATCTCGAGTCGCGCCTACGTCATGTACCAGGGCGAGATCGTCGAGACGGGGTCGTCGACGGCGATCCTGAACCACCCCGAGCATCCATACACGTCAGCCCTCATCAATGCGCGGCCGACCCTGGCTGGGCCACGGGATGTGCGTCTCGTGTCGGTCGCGGAGCGCATGGCCGAGGCCGCCCTCCTTGAGGTGGCTCCCAAGGGCATCGCAGCCGAGGAGGTCGCGGCATGA
- a CDS encoding maleylpyruvate isomerase family mycothiol-dependent enzyme translates to MAKRSDGHLWQLMRVERAALAGDLAGLSDELWRAGTLCGEWSVEDVVAHLTAAGSMNQWAWLRSMLGARFNMHVHNQRRIEEHRGATPAETLERFRTIVGSRTAPSSDTVAYLGEVVVHAEDIRRPLGLTRVPDVAALTPVAEFFAARDFAVNSRSLVAGLRLEASDGPFGAGEGPSVTGTTLALVMAMAGRAAFFDELDGPGVDELRARVAKSNS, encoded by the coding sequence ATGGCGAAGCGGAGCGATGGTCACCTCTGGCAACTCATGCGGGTCGAGCGGGCGGCGCTCGCCGGCGACCTTGCTGGGCTCAGTGACGAGCTGTGGCGGGCGGGCACGCTCTGCGGCGAGTGGTCCGTCGAGGACGTCGTCGCCCACCTCACCGCCGCCGGCAGCATGAACCAGTGGGCGTGGCTGCGCAGCATGCTGGGCGCGCGCTTCAACATGCACGTGCACAACCAGCGCCGCATCGAGGAACACCGGGGCGCCACCCCTGCCGAGACGCTGGAGCGTTTCCGAACGATCGTCGGCAGCAGAACGGCTCCGTCGAGCGACACGGTCGCCTACCTGGGCGAGGTCGTCGTGCACGCAGAGGACATCCGCCGTCCGTTGGGGCTGACGAGGGTTCCGGATGTCGCGGCCCTCACCCCTGTCGCGGAGTTCTTCGCCGCCCGCGACTTCGCCGTCAACAGCAGGAGTCTCGTCGCGGGTCTGCGGCTGGAGGCATCCGATGGTCCGTTCGGGGCAGGGGAGGGCCCGTCTGTGACGGGAACCACGCTCGCGCTCGTGATGGCGATGGCCGGTCGGGCGGCGTTCTTCGATGAGCTGGACGGCCCGGGCGTCGACGAGCTTCGCGCCAGGGTCGCGAAGAGCAACTCCTAG
- a CDS encoding ABC transporter permease gives MSATTAVRKSRLPFPFGPARKRPDWLMWVCGGILTLVAFVAIAGPWITPFSPTAIDFALMNAAPGTGGHLLGTDQNGRDILSRLMVGTQVSMLGAVLITLGSTVLALILGAVAGWYGGWIDNVISRVIDFLFAFPALLLAVFAVAVLGPGLVAPVIALSIGFVPAAARIIRNAVVEERSKEYVQSMKVLGFGGVIVFLRHVFPNVAGPFLSSQFMCFGASIAELAAISFLGLGVQPPTTDWGLMVSEGQTSFLSGHVWPVLWPSLAMVLTVVSVNFVGEHFAEKWGGRSDV, from the coding sequence ATGAGTGCCACCACCGCCGTAAGAAAGTCGCGCCTGCCGTTTCCCTTCGGCCCGGCCCGCAAACGCCCCGACTGGCTCATGTGGGTGTGCGGGGGCATCCTCACCCTCGTCGCCTTCGTCGCGATCGCGGGCCCCTGGATCACCCCCTTCAGCCCCACCGCCATCGACTTCGCCCTCATGAATGCCGCGCCCGGCACGGGCGGACACCTGCTGGGCACAGACCAGAACGGCCGCGACATCCTCTCCCGCCTCATGGTGGGCACGCAGGTGAGCATGCTCGGCGCCGTGCTCATCACGCTCGGCTCGACCGTGCTGGCCCTCATCCTTGGGGCGGTCGCCGGGTGGTACGGCGGATGGATCGACAACGTCATCTCCCGGGTGATCGACTTCCTCTTCGCCTTCCCCGCGCTCCTGCTGGCCGTCTTCGCCGTCGCGGTGCTCGGCCCGGGCCTCGTCGCCCCCGTGATCGCGCTATCGATCGGCTTCGTGCCGGCGGCGGCCCGAATCATCCGCAACGCGGTCGTCGAGGAGCGTTCCAAGGAGTACGTGCAGTCGATGAAGGTGCTCGGCTTCGGTGGGGTCATCGTGTTCCTGCGGCATGTGTTCCCGAACGTCGCCGGCCCCTTCCTCTCCAGCCAGTTCATGTGCTTCGGGGCGTCGATCGCCGAGCTTGCGGCGATCTCGTTCCTCGGGCTCGGCGTGCAGCCGCCCACGACCGACTGGGGCCTCATGGTCTCCGAGGGGCAGACCTCGTTCCTCAGCGGCCACGTCTGGCCCGTGCTCTGGCCGTCGCTGGCGATGGTGCTCACGGTCGTTTCAGTCAACTTCGTCGGCGAACACTTCGCCGAGAAATGGGGAGGACGCTCTGATGTCTGA
- a CDS encoding IS3 family transposase (programmed frameshift), protein MARPSKYPRELRERAVRMVAEVRPDYPSEYAALSAVAKMLGVGSSETIRLWCRRAEVDTGQRPGLTTEAQAEIKKLKRENAELRRANEILKAASGFLRGRTRPATSAIVAFIEAHKDRTDGGLRWGVESICSVLTEHGARIAPSTYYDARGRGPSARVLADERWKQIILTTWQAQRRLLGARKLWLRLRRDGHDIARCTVERLMRELGIAGVVRGKRRRLVDIDPRETRPADLVDRHFARLRVNQLWVADFTYVWTWSGWVYVAFVFDAHSRRILGWRAATSMTTPLVLDCLEMALFTRRREGADDFTALTHHTDAGSVYTSIAFTDRLVEEGIDPSVGSVGDAYDNALAESQIGLYKTELIHHEGPWRDVDQVEAATAGWVHWFNTERIHGSIHDLTPVELEHLDYALTEPLERAG, encoded by the exons ATGGCACGACCCAGCAAGTATCCGCGCGAGCTTCGTGAGCGCGCTGTCCGTATGGTCGCCGAGGTGCGCCCTGACTATCCGAGCGAGTACGCCGCGCTGAGCGCGGTCGCGAAGATGCTCGGCGTCGGCTCATCGGAGACAATCCGTCTCTGGTGCCGCCGCGCCGAGGTTGACACCGGGCAGCGTCCCGGGCTGACGACCGAGGCGCAGGCGGAGATCAAGAAGCTCAAGCGCGAAAACGCTGAGTTGCGTCGGGCGAACGAGATTTTGAAGGCGGCGTCAG GCTTTCTTCGCGGCCGAACTCGACCGGCCACATCAGCGATAGTCGCCTTCATCGAGGCGCACAAGGACCGCACCGATGGCGGTTTGCGGTGGGGTGTCGAGTCGATCTGTTCCGTGCTCACTGAGCACGGGGCACGGATCGCCCCATCGACCTATTACGACGCCCGAGGACGCGGTCCCTCGGCGCGCGTGCTGGCAGATGAACGGTGGAAGCAGATCATCTTGACCACCTGGCAGGCGCAGCGCCGGCTCCTGGGCGCCCGCAAGCTCTGGCTACGACTCCGCCGCGACGGGCACGACATCGCCCGCTGCACGGTGGAGCGACTCATGCGCGAACTTGGGATCGCGGGCGTGGTGCGCGGCAAGCGCCGTCGCCTGGTCGATATCGATCCGCGGGAGACCCGACCGGCTGACCTCGTCGACAGGCACTTCGCAAGGCTTCGAGTGAACCAGCTCTGGGTGGCCGATTTCACCTACGTGTGGACGTGGTCCGGCTGGGTTTACGTCGCGTTCGTGTTCGACGCGCACTCCCGCCGGATCCTCGGCTGGCGGGCGGCGACCAGCATGACGACGCCGCTCGTGCTCGACTGCCTAGAGATGGCGCTGTTCACCCGCCGCCGTGAGGGCGCCGACGACTTCACTGCACTGACCCATCACACCGATGCCGGCAGCGTCTACACCTCGATTGCGTTCACCGACCGGCTCGTCGAGGAGGGCATCGACCCCTCGGTCGGCTCCGTTGGCGATGCCTACGACAACGCCCTGGCCGAGTCGCAGATCGGGCTCTACAAGACCGAGCTCATTCATCACGAAGGCCCATGGCGAGACGTTGACCAGGTCGAGGCCGCAACCGCTGGGTGGGTCCACTGGTTCAACACGGAGCGCATCCACGGCTCGATCCACGACCTCACACCCGTCGAACTCGAGCACCTCGACTACGCTCTGACGGAACCTCTCGAACGAGCGGGCTGA
- a CDS encoding MFS transporter has translation MGSLSSIRSRVGFLTGALVVLMPLSQLGFIPVSALLGERLGIGAAAIGLAIGLYAISAAVATVLFGPLFDLYPVRRILPWAVCINLAVSLAFIWVPNLEMLIVGRILAGLANSALALSASVIVADAFRDRPGDRDRAYSGLQTFVSTGAITGLALGGLCAGLGQPWLYFAIVAAYAAIILCITPLILRRMRTVTAAQTVAEAGASVDADAVHALETKAAASSPAAVLRGIVGFMREPQTILLLVATACASWVLQSGHYGLSMLLNEVQPDIVLRTVLTVVIPVGVLLGALINQWSLGRRGPRGVYGRAYLLLPLAGGVLAVALLTQQPAAWAAGLLCVGIVCGMLGPLQPTIMIGWYPDLRGSASASVSVSQSIGAALGPIAIGALAAVWSLSGAVLIGVGVALVGAVLAAVLGRGDTGPHVAEAEFAPAR, from the coding sequence GTGGGCTCCCTCTCCAGCATCCGCTCGCGGGTGGGGTTCCTGACGGGTGCCCTCGTCGTGCTCATGCCTCTCTCCCAGCTCGGATTCATCCCCGTCTCCGCGCTGCTGGGAGAGAGGCTGGGCATCGGCGCCGCGGCCATCGGCCTCGCGATCGGGCTCTACGCGATCTCGGCAGCCGTGGCCACCGTGCTCTTCGGCCCGCTCTTCGACCTCTACCCGGTGCGGCGCATCCTCCCCTGGGCGGTGTGCATCAACCTCGCGGTGTCACTCGCCTTCATCTGGGTGCCCAACCTCGAGATGCTCATCGTCGGCCGGATACTGGCCGGCCTCGCCAACAGCGCGCTCGCCCTCAGTGCCTCGGTCATCGTCGCCGACGCCTTCCGCGACCGACCCGGTGATCGGGATCGCGCCTACTCGGGGCTGCAGACCTTCGTGTCGACGGGGGCGATCACGGGCCTCGCGCTCGGCGGCCTCTGTGCGGGCCTCGGCCAGCCCTGGCTCTACTTCGCGATCGTCGCGGCGTACGCCGCCATCATCCTCTGCATCACTCCCCTGATCCTGCGGCGGATGCGCACGGTGACCGCCGCCCAGACGGTCGCCGAGGCGGGCGCGAGCGTCGACGCGGATGCCGTGCACGCCCTCGAGACGAAGGCTGCGGCATCCAGTCCCGCGGCCGTGCTGCGCGGCATCGTCGGCTTCATGCGGGAGCCACAGACGATCCTGCTGCTGGTCGCGACCGCGTGCGCAAGCTGGGTATTGCAGTCGGGCCACTATGGCTTGAGCATGCTGCTCAACGAGGTGCAGCCCGACATCGTGTTGCGCACGGTGCTCACGGTTGTGATCCCCGTCGGTGTGCTCCTCGGCGCCCTCATCAACCAGTGGTCGCTCGGCCGCCGCGGCCCCAGGGGGGTCTACGGGCGCGCCTACCTGCTGCTGCCCCTGGCCGGGGGCGTGCTGGCGGTAGCCCTCCTCACGCAACAGCCGGCCGCGTGGGCTGCGGGCCTGCTCTGCGTGGGGATCGTCTGCGGCATGCTCGGCCCGCTGCAGCCGACCATCATGATCGGGTGGTACCCCGACCTGCGAGGGAGCGCATCCGCCTCGGTGAGCGTCTCACAGTCGATCGGCGCCGCCCTGGGCCCCATCGCTATCGGCGCGCTCGCCGCCGTGTGGAGTCTCTCCGGTGCAGTGCTGATCGGCGTGGGGGTCGCCCTCGTGGGTGCAGTGCTTGCCGCAGTGCTCGGCCGGGGCGACACGGGGCCGCACGTCGCCGAGGCCGAGTTCGCGCCGGCACGATGA